Part of the Cercospora beticola chromosome 5, complete sequence genome is shown below.
CTGCAGCATGACATTGATGGGGAACAGCTCTGCCTGCGAGTTACCGTGACGGGCGGTCTTTGAGGCAATCTCGCCGTATCGTTGAGGACAGAGCGTTCCTAGCGGCCAATGACTGCGAACCCTGCAGAGTCGAGGCAGGTGCAGGTGCAGCGATGGTGGGGCAGCAGCTTCCTGGTGCTCTGGGCAACGATAAATAATCCCAAGACTACCACcgctcctcgccctcgccctgCTCTCTtccatcctccttctctctTGCCTGTCCCTCttacttcgacttcgacaagTGAGGGAATTCTGACCTCATCACTGCGGGGTGAGTTCTTGCCCAGAGCTGCCTGTTTCAACGCGGCCAAACTTTTTGCTCGCCTAACATTGACACTGACCGCTTCGCCCAACAGACATCCACCACTCTTTCATCAACACACAAACCGCAGACATGGCCTCCGTCATCAAGGACGCACTGCCATCGCGCCTGAAGCCAGGCAATGGCGAGGCCGAGGGCCGTCACCACGGCAAGTCTCAATCCCACGTGGTAAGTTCTTCTCTGTTTTGTTACTGCGTacacggcggcggcggcggtggcgagAGCAGgttggcagcagcatcactTCTGCGTGAGCTGGAATGCCAGCGCCGGCATAGGATTCCACCTGGCAAAATAGTCTGGTGCCAAACTTGCTTCTGGCGGTGAGCATCAGACAGCAGGAGCGGCGACAATGGAGAGCTTGACGGCGTGGCAAGCATTCGGCAACGCAAAGGCTCTCTCAACACAGTTCACTCTAAGCGACACATCATTGGAACGTCGATGGTGAATCGGGCCAGGAAAGCCACTCTCTGTGGACCCACGACTGCGcaagctggagcagcttTCGACACTGCTTCACTTGCACCAGCACAAGCCCACCTCCGACTACGTTCACTTCAACCTCTTCATTGGACTCGGCACCCGTGCCTGGCCTAAGATGTCACTGCATCGATTTCGACACCATCTTCCGTAGAACAGACGATACCGCACTACAAGATGGCGAGCACGCTTGCAAAAGAGATATATGAGAAGCTGACAATGGGTTTCGATCAGGCTTTCGAGAACACCTCCACATCCGTTGCTGCATCCCAGATGCGCAATGCCCTCAACAACTTGGCAGACGGTGTCACCGACccaaaggagaagaaggtcagTACAACCCAAGCGTACAAAACAGTTGAGGAGACGGGACTGACAAACGCAAAGCGATTCGAGACCGAGATGGACAACTTCTTCGCTCTCTTCCGCCGCTACTTGAACGACAAGGCCAAGGGCAACGAGATCGACTGGAACCGCATTGCTCCACCAAAGCCAGAGCAGGTCGTTGACTACAACAGCTTGGGCAACTCCGAATCTGTCGAGTTCCTGAACAAGCTTGCCGTCCTCAAGCTCAATGGTGGTCTCGGTACCTCCATGGGCTGTGTTGGTCCCAAGTCTGTCATCGAGGTCCGTGAGGGCATGTCCTTCCTCGACCTGTCTGTCCGCCAGATCGAATACCTCAACCGCACATACGACGTCAACGTCCCATTCGTGCTGATGAACTCCTTCAACACCGATTCCGACACCGCTTCCATCATCAAGAAGTACGAGGGCcacaacatcgacatcatgaCCTTCAATCAATCGCGATACCCACGTATCCTCAAGGACTCGCTCCTCCCTGCCCCCAAGTCCGCCGGTTCGAAGATCGCCGACTGGTACCCACCAGGACACGGTGACGTTTTCGAATCGCTCTATAACTCCGGCATCCTCGACAAGCTCCTCGAGCGCGGTGTCGAGATCCTTTTCTTGTCCAACGCAGACAACCTCGGCGCCGTCGTCGATCTGAACATCCTGCAGCACATGGTGGAGTCAAAAGCAGAGTACATTATGGAGTTGACGGACAAGACCAAGGCCGATGTCAAGGGTGGTACCATCATTGACTACGAGGGCCAGGCTCGTTTGCTCGAAATTGCTCAAGTGCCAAAGCAATACGTCAACGAGTTCAAGAGCATCAAGAAGTTCAAGTACttcaacaccaacaacatcTGGATGAACCTGCGTGCCGTCAAGCGCGTGGTGGAGAACAATGAGCTCGCCATGGAGATCATCCCCAACGGCAAGAGCATTCCAGCGGACAACAAGGGCGAGGCGGATGTTAGCATCATCCAGCTCGAGACCGCTGTTGGTGCTGCCATCAAGCACTTCCACAACGCTCACGGTGTCAACGTGCCGCGTCGCCGCTTCTTGCCAGTCAAGACATGCTCCGATTTGATGCTCGTCAAGTCCGATCTCTACACGCTGAAGCACGGTCAGCTGGTGATGGATCCTAACAGATTCGGTCCCGCACCACTCATCAAGCTTGGTGGCGACTTCAAGAAGGTCTCCAACTTCCAGTCCCGCATCCCGTCGATCCCCAAGATTCTCGAGCTCGACCACCT
Proteins encoded:
- the FYU1 gene encoding putative UTP--glucose-1-phosphate uridylyltransferase, producing MTANPAESRQVQVQRWWGSSFLVLWATINNPKTTTAPRPRPALFHPPSLLPVPLTSTSTSEGILTSSLRDIHHSFINTQTADMASVIKDALPSRLKPGNGEAEGRHHGKSQSHVAFENTSTSVAASQMRNALNNLADGVTDPKEKKRFETEMDNFFALFRRYLNDKAKGNEIDWNRIAPPKPEQVVDYNSLGNSESVEFLNKLAVLKLNGGLGTSMGCVGPKSVIEVREGMSFLDLSVRQIEYLNRTYDVNVPFVLMNSFNTDSDTASIIKKYEGHNIDIMTFNQSRYPRILKDSLLPAPKSAGSKIADWYPPGHGDVFESLYNSGILDKLLERGVEILFLSNADNLGAVVDLNILQHMVESKAEYIMELTDKTKADVKGGTIIDYEGQARLLEIAQVPKQYVNEFKSIKKFKYFNTNNIWMNLRAVKRVVENNELAMEIIPNGKSIPADNKGEADVSIIQLETAVGAAIKHFHNAHGVNVPRRRFLPVKTCSDLMLVKSDLYTLKHGQLVMDPNRFGPAPLIKLGGDFKKVSNFQSRIPSIPKILELDHLTITGAVNLGRGVVLKGTVIIVATEGSTIDIPPGSVLENVVVQGSLRLLEH